A genomic region of Cyprinus carpio isolate SPL01 chromosome B13, ASM1834038v1, whole genome shotgun sequence contains the following coding sequences:
- the LOC109107181 gene encoding PWWP domain-containing protein 2B-like, protein MMSSVVSASAELMASLRVPSALADRSSSSEERRDRGSGGRDRATPSRTPSEETMEAVAEELRAGSRIPVTVEQIVNDTLVVTLTYRERSYTGVLLDCSRKTGLFCLPDIVGKSEESLILKPDCEVSSEEVSSEPVSQPTQRPKDENTEPEVAPPPAPVPIPVQPGLPTYPPYFEGAPFPQPMWVRHTYNQWVPQPPPRPVKRKKRRSREPGRMTMSTIRLRPRQVLCEKCKNTLNSDEESKDGPTVPKTSRKENAPQTEEDTKSTPAKRKDDGDNNNKESKRREDSTVYDSKRFRKDKKDDEKFPKGDVIPHSPVIKISYSTPQGKGEVMKIPSRVHGSVKPFCPKQLLQNGHREQNASKESQKVMQSPVDAIRTGLTISIPKLKLPKLSNPDAPSPKIRLRSRADGAEQVSVYEAELVDGVRRKSPRVPNSQSEDGAEKNSLELWSGEEVERHSDLTLLINFRKRKADSSSLSVCSSDSLDESKSFSSDGTSPEICDLAPGDDISVSSSSQGEGKTVPPLTVRLHTRSMTKCVTEEGKSVLVGDVVWGKIHGFPWWPARILSISGIHREEGEVDAPWPEAKVSWFGSPTTSQLSVAKLSPFREFFRSRFNRKKKGMYRRAIMEAAKAVGHMGAEITSLLAHCET, encoded by the exons ATGATGTCATCCGTCGTCAGCGCGTCCGCGGAGCTGATGGCGTCACTGCGCGTCCCGAGCGCGCTGGCGGATCGCAGCAGCAGTAGCGAAGAGCGACGCGACCGTGGCTCCGGCGGCCGGGATCGAGCGACGCCCAGCCGGACACCGAGCGAGGAGACGATGGAGGCTGTAGCGGAGGAGCTGCGGGCCGGCTCCCGGATCCCGGTGACCGTCGAGCAGATCGTCAACGACACGCTGGTGGTGACGCTCACATACCGGGAGAGGAGCTACACCGGCGTCCTGCTGGACTGCAGCAGAAA GACTGGGCTGTTTTGCCTTCCAGACATTGTTGGAAAATCCGAAGAGAGCCTCATATTGAAACCGGACTGTGAAGTCTCGAGTGAAGAGGTTTCCTCTGAACCCGTTAGTCAGCCGACGCAGCGACCAAAAGATGAGAACACGGAGCCTGAGGTGGCACCTCCACCCGCTCCCGTTCCTATCCCAGTGCAACCGGGCCTGCCGACGTACCCGCCGTACTTCGAAGGTGCCCCGTTTCCGCAGCCCATGTGGGTCCGGCACACATACAACCAATGGGTACCGCAACCACCACCTCGTCCAGTCAAGAGGAAGAAGAGACGAAGTCGAGAACCTGGAAGGATGACCATGAGCACAATCCGACTGAGACCTCGGCAGGTGCTGTGCGAGAAGTGCAAAAACACACTAAACAGTGACGAGGAGAGCAAAGATGGACCAACGGTGCCCAAGACGTCCAGGAAGGAGAATGCTCCTCAAACCGAGGAGGACACTAAATCAACCCCAGCCAAGAGGAAGGATGAcggagacaacaacaacaaagagtcAAAGAGACGAGAGGACTCGACGGTCTATGACAGCAAACGCTTCCGGAAGGACAAAAAAGACGATGAGAAGTTTCCCAAAGGGGACGTCATTCCCCATAGTCCCGTGATTAAGATCTCTTATAGCACTCCACAAGGTAAAGGCGAAGTGATGAAGATCCCCTCGAGGGTTCACGGTTCTGTCAAACCCTTCTGCCCCAAGCAGCTTCTGCAGAACGGCCACAGAGAGCAAAACGCTTCCAAGGAATCCCAAAAAGTCATGCAATCTCCTGTAGACGCCATCCGAACGGGTCTTACCATTTCCATTCCCAAACTCAAGCTCCCAAAGTTGAGTAATCCGGACGCCCCTTCGCCCAAGATACGCTTGAGATCCCGGGCCGACGGAGCGGAGCAGGTGTCCGTGTACGAAGCGGAACTGGTGGACGGCGTTCGGAGGAAAAGTCCTAGAGTTCCCAACTCTCAGTCTGAAGATGGTGCGGAGAAGAATTCGCTGGAGCTTTGGTCAGGCGAGGAAGTGGAACGGCACAGCGACTTGACTTTACTCATCAACTTCCGGAAGAGGAAAGCGGACTCCTCGAGCCTCTCCGTGTGCAGTAGTGACAGTCTAGACGAATCCAAGTCATTCAGCTCAGACGGAACGTCGCCGGAAATCTGCGATCTCGCTCCAGGCGACGATATCTCGGTCTCGTCTTCCTCTCAAGGGGAAGGTAAGACTGTTCCGCCTCTAACTGTACGACTGCACACTCGCAGCATGACTAAATGTGTGACCGAGGAAGGGAAATCTGTGCTAGTGGGTGATGTTGTTTGGGGGAAGATCCATGGATTTCCTTGGTGGCCTGCACGGATACTCAGTATTAGTGGTATTCATAGAGAAGAAGGTGAGGTTGATGCTCCTTGGCCCGAAGCTAAAGTCTCCTGGTTCGGTTCTCCCACCACCTCCCAACTCTCGGTTGCCAAACTCTCGCCATTCCGCGAATTCTTCAGGTCACGCTTCAACCGCAAAAAGAAAGGGATGTACCGCCGTGCCATCATGGAGGCCGCCAAGGCGGTGGGACACATGGGTGCCGAAATCACATCTCTACTGGCTCACTGCGAAACTTAG